The following are encoded together in the Candida orthopsilosis Co 90-125, chromosome 5 draft sequence genome:
- a CDS encoding Cca1 protein (S. cerevisiae homolog CCA1 has tRNA adenylyltransferase activity, has role in tRNA 3'-terminal CCA addition and localizes to mitochondrial matrix) has protein sequence MRRGIPNVISLSETESKIRNLLVDYCNHYNASNQDKPLILRITGGWVRDKLLGYDSHDIDIAVNRLSGEEFVHNFQEYLKRKDPQFSVNHVHTIKMNPEKSKHLETCTTKLYGIDLDFINLRSEEYAHDSRVPTIEFGTPLQDALRRDATLNALFYNLNEEKIEDFTERGMDDLENGVLRTPLPPVKTFLDDPLRILRLIRFASKFNFAIEAETMDAMREKHNQQALSTKISKERIEIELRKILTSHNPSYGLQLINYCDLSQSIFFVEELEKEFDDYQLELALSKIPHQVNVASAIYLTFEQLILDSKIKSVFRKFLADGDTRFNFWLSVILHPYSIVTTKSKDIYHQYLRLGLMAKKSDITKISTIDMTSNETLQRYFHNPSSVKRSDLGIYLRRFPGFMDLNLIVQCYLECVDAIRIGTPVEIPVPNHSVQCTSDQVKTIQSIINRYESLYSTIDSLNLSEVHLMKPLLDGKQLVKHIQRNPGPWMKPAMDNVLLWQLDNPLGTKDQCLEYLKSTL, from the coding sequence ATGAGACGTGGAATTCCAAATGTTATTTCCCTTTCTGAAACAGAGCTGAAGATTCGCAACTTACTTGTTGATTATTGTAACCACTACAATGCATCCAATCAAGACAaaccattgattttgagaaTCACAGGAGGATGGGTAAGAGACAAATTACTTGGATATGACAGTCACGATATTGACATCGCTGTCAATCGTCTTTCAGGGGAGGAGTTTGTCCACAATTTCCAAGAGTATTTAAAGAGAAAAGATCCACAATTTTCTGTTAACCATGTACATACGATAAAGATGAATCCGGAAAAGTCAAAACATTTAGAAACTTGCACGACAAAATTGTatggaattgatttggattttaTCAACTTAAGGTCAGAAGAGTATGCACATGATAGTAGAGTCCCGACTATTGAGTTTGGCACTCCGCTCCAAGATGCATTAAGACGTGACGCCACATTGAATGCATTGTTTTACAACCTTAACGAGGAAAAGATTGAGGATTTTACGGAAAGAGGGATGGATGATTTGGAGAATGGTGTATTAAGGACACCACTTCCTCCAGTAAAGACTTTCTTGGATGATCCATTGCGTATTCTCAGATTGATTCGATTTGCTAGCAAGTTTAACTTTGCAATCGAAGCAGAAACCATGGATGCAATGAGAGAGAAGCACAACCAGCAGGCTCTTCTGACAAAGATAAGCAAGGAGAGGATTGAAATAGAGTTGAGAAAAATTTTAACCAGTCATAATCCTAGTTATGGattgcaattgatcaactaCTGCGATCTCAGTCAAAGCAtattctttgttgaagagCTTGAAAAGGAGTTTGATGATTACCAGTTGGAGTTAGCGTTGAGTAAGATTCCCCACCAGGTCAATGTTGCAAGTGCAATTTATCTTACCTTTGAGCAACTCATTCTCGActcaaaaatcaaatcagtATTTCGAAAGTTCCTAGCAGACGGTGACACAAGGTTCAACTTTTGGCTTTCAGTTATTCTACATCCCTACTCTATTGTCACGACAAAATCGAAAGACATATACCATCAATATTTGAGATTGGGGTTAATGGCGAAAAAGAGTGACATCACTAAGATCTCCACAATTGACATGACGAGCAACGAAACACTACAAAGATATTTCCACAACCCAAGTAGTGTTAAGAGATCGGACTTGGGGATCTACTTGAGGCGTTTCCCTGGATTCATGGACCTAAACTTGATTGTCCAATGTTATCTAGAGTGTGTGGATGCTATACGTATCGGGACTCCAGTGGAAATTCCTGTACCCAACCATAGTGTACAATGCACCAGTGACCAAGTGAAGACAATTCAAAGCATTATCAACAGGTATGAATCATTGTACTCCACTATTGACTCCCTAAATCTTTCTGAGGTTCACCTTATGAAACCACTTCTAGATGGAAAGCAACTAGTAAAGCATATACAAAGGAATCCTGGGCCATGGATGAAGCCAGCTATGGATAATGTTCTTCTTTGGCAATTGGATAATCCTTTGGGTACTAAAGATCAATGTTTAGAGTACTTaaaatcaactttgtaa
- a CDS encoding Aro1 pentafunctional aromatic enzyme, producing the protein MSVNKVPILGKESIHVGYEIQPHIVSETIANLASSTYVIVSDTNMAKTHTFKKLVSDFEIELMEKRPESRLLTYFVPPGENNKSRETKAAVEDFLLNKGCTRDTVILAVGGGVIGDMIGFVAATFMRGVRVVQVPTTLLAMVDSSVGGKTAIDTPLGKNFIGAFHQPEYVFCDVSFLQTLPARQFINGMAEVVKTAAIWNEEEFTRLEEFAPTFIAEVTSAKPNLDNIRKDLVKTVLESVRVKASVVSADEKEGGLRNLLNFGHTIGHAIEAILTPEALHGECVSIGMIKEAELSRYLGILPPVAVARLSKCLAAYKLPISVDEKGFSKIVGGKKYNLLIDSLIQKMLIDKKNDGSKIRCVLLERIGRCYQLKAHQISKDDLRFVLTDEVLVHPFKDFPKSVTISPPGSKSISNRALILAALGTGTVQIKNLLHSDDTKHMLDALSVLRGASISFADNGETVVVEGNGGNLFASERELYLGNAGTASRFLTAVACLAKSSGYPHVTLTGNARMQERPIGPLVDALKSNGSEIEYLKNTGSLPLKIAAGKGLQGGRIELAATISSQYVSAILMCAPYADEPVTLSLVGGKPISQLYIDMTCEMMKQFGVEVTKSTTEPHTYHIPKATYKNPSEYIVESDASSATYPLAFAALTGSSCTIPNIGSSSLQGDAKFAVDVLKPMGCDVKQTATTTTVTGPPQGQLKALNSVDMEPMTDAFLTASVVAAVAKGTTTITGIANQRVKECNRIKAMVDELAKFGVKAHEIEDGIVIEGVPLSDLKTPAVENRGVHTYDDHRVAMSFSLLAGLCKQPVLLLERSTTGKTWPGWWDILHSKFGTTLEGYEINKTTTSVTNGDKSVVVIGMRAAGKTTLSKWLAKFLGFNFLDLDEHLEEKLGVDIKTLIKEKGWNYFREQESLLATECFEKYSSGYVLSSGGGLVESDDARKQLKNYIVNNGIVLHLHRDLEETVTFLNSDATRPAFASEVKDVWLRREKWYHECSNYHFYAPHCTNAAEFSNLKKVFLKFIAKITGIEELVIPKTRSAFVTLTYPDVRDALEILPGITVGANAVELRIDLLAKYDTSFIADQVGLLRKTVDLPIIYTIRTKSQGGMFPDEDLDTIRSLLLFGIKIGVDVIDLQLISSNDVIDEVMAKRSHTKVIASHHDFTGQLKWDNVEWKTKYDQGVSINADIVKLVGKAIDFNDNLLLEKFRSENTIKPLIGLNMGPKGKLSRVLNTVFTPVTHDLITDKPQGVGQLTVKEINEAYFQIGGFVEKKFWVVGSPIEHSRSPALHNAGYEALSLPYEFDRFESSDAESVYNKLMLRSDFGGLAITMPLKLDMMKYATKLSDPAKLIGAINTIVPIDDGFLGDNTDWVGITNSFKQSGFVGGNNVNGLVVGGGGTSRAAIYAMHKLGCQKIYLLNRTVSKLHDIANSFPKDYNIEIVESDEQVNGKPVSLAVSCVPSSAPLDDVLLRRLEIIFNSNKPASDEALLLLEAAYKPRVTPVMKLAEDKYNWKVIQGVEMLVNQGKEQFKIHTGFAPPYDVIHDAVVAED; encoded by the coding sequence ATGTCAGTGAATAAGGTACCCATCTTGGGTAAAGAATCGATACATGTGGGCTATGAAATACAACCTCACATAGTCAGTGAGACAATTGCCAACTTGGCATCGTCAACATATGTGATTGTCAGTGATACCAACATGGCAAAAACCCACacattcaaaaaattggtgTCAGATTTCGAAATCGAACTTATGGAGAAAAGACCAGAGTCAAGGCTATTAACCTACTTTGTTCCACCAGGGGAGAATAACAAGAGCCGTGAAACAAAGGCCGCAGTGGAggattttcttttaaatAAAGGGTGTACCCGAGATACCGTAATTCTTGCAGTTGGTGGAGGAGTCATTGGGGATATGATTGGATTTGTCGCAGCAACATTTATGCGTGGAGTGAGAGTTGTTCAAGTCCCCACCACTTTATTAGCAATGGTTGACTCTTCAGTTGGTGGTAAAACCGCTATTGATACACCTTTGGGGAAAAACTTTATTGGTGCTTTCCACCAACCAGAGTATGTCTTTTGTGATGTTTCATTTTTGCAAACGTTACCAGCAAGACAGTTCATAAATGGCATGGCTGAAGTTGTCAAGACCGCAGCAATTTGGAACGAAGAGGAATTTACAAGGTTGGAGGAGTTTGCTCCAACATTTATCGCCGAGGTGACCTCCGCGAAACCAAATTTGGACAATATTAGAAAAGACTTGGTCAAAACCGTGTTGGAATCAGTAAGAGTCAAGGCTTCTGTCGTGTCAGCTGACGAAAAAGAAGGTGGGTTGAGGAATTTGCTTAATTTCGGGCACACCATTGGTCACGCTATTGAGGCTATCCTCACCCCCGAGGCACTCCACGGTGAATGTGTTTCCATTGGAATGATTAAGGAGGCTGAATTATCAAGATACTTGGGAATACTACCACCAGTTGCCGTTGCCAGACTTTCTAAATGTCTTGCAGCATACAAGTTGCCAATCTCAGTTGACGAAAAGGGTTTTTCTAAAATAGTTGGAGGTAAAAAgtacaatttgttgattgatcTGTTGATCCAAAAGATGTTGATTGATAAGAAAAACGATGGTAGTAAGATAAGGTGTGTGTTGTTGGAAAGAATAGGTAGATGCTATCAACTCAAAGCTCATCAAATATCCAAAGACGATTTGAGATTTGTATTGACGGATGAAGTTTTAGTGCATCCGTTCAAAGATTTCCCCAAGTCGGTTACAATTTCACCTCCAGGATCAAAGTCAATCTCCAATAGAGCTTTGATACTTGCTGCATTGGGTACTGGTACTGTCCAGATTAAAAATTTGTTACATTCTGACGATACAAAGCACATGTTGGATGCCTTGTCTGTATTAAGGGGTGCTTCCATTTCGTTTGCTGATAACGGTGAAACTGTTGTCGTTGAAGGTAACGGAGGAAATTTATTTGCGAGTGAGAGAGAGTTGTATTTGGGTAATGCCGGAACTGCTTCAAGGTTCCTTACTGCTGTTGCATGCTTAGCTAAAAGCTCAGGTTACCCGCACGTCACTTTAACCGGTAATGCTAGGATGCAAGAGAGACCGATTGGTCCCTTAGTCGATGCTTTGAAGTCAAACGGGTCGGAAATAGAATACTTGAAAAATACAGGCTCTCTTCCACTAAAAATCGCTGCGGGAAAAGGTCTCCAGGGTGGAAGGATAGAGTTGGCTGCTACTATTTCATCTCAGTACGTATCAGCAATCCTTATGTGTGCACCATATGCCGATGAGCCTGTGACATTGTCACTTGTTGGTGGAAAGCCAATTTCTCAATTATACATTGACATGACTTGTGAAATGATGAAGCagtttggtgttgaagttACCAAATCAACCACTGAACCACACACTTATCATATCCCCAAAGCTACATACAAGAATCCTTCCGAATACATTGTCGAGTCAGATGCTTCATCCGCAACTTATCCATTGGCATTTGCCGCGTTGACAGGCTCTTCCTGCACAATTCCAAACATCGGCTCATCGTCATTGCAAGGTGATGCGAAAtttgctgttgatgttttgaaaccaaTGGGATGTGATGTAAAAcaaacagcaacaactaCTACAGTCACTGGACCGCCACAGGGTCAATTGAAAGCATTGAATAGCGTGGATATGGAGCCCATGACTGATGCCTTTTTGACTGCTTCCGTTGTGGCAGCGGTGGCCAAAGGCACAACTACAATCACTGGTATTGCAAATCAAAGAGTCAAGGAGTGCAACAGAATCAAAGCCatggttgatgaattggcGAAATTTGGAGTCAAGGCTCACGAAATTGAGGATGGTATAGTAATTGAAGGGGTGCCATTGagtgatttgaaaacaccAGCTGTGGAAAATAGAGGTGTGCATACTTATGACGACCACAGAGTCGCCATGTCATTTTCACTACTAGCCGGATTATGCAAACAGCCTGTGTTGCTTTTGGAAAGGTCCACCACGGGAAAGACTTGGCCAGGATGGTGGGACATTTTACACTCTAAATTCGGTACCACTCTTGAAGGTTATGAAATAAATAAGACAACGACCTCCGTCACCAATGGAGACAAGAGTGTTGTAGTCATTGGTATGAGAGCTGCAGGTAAAACTACCTTATCAAAATGGTTGGCCAAATTCTTAGGCTTTAACtttcttgatttggatgaacATCTCGAAGAAAAGCTTGGCGTTGatatcaaaacattgataaaagaaaaaggcTGGAATTATTTTAGAGAGCAGGAATCATTATTAGCTACTgaatgttttgaaaagtattCCTCTGGATATGTGCTTTCCAGTGGTGGCGGTCTTGTCGAAAGTGACGATGCTAGAAAACAACTCAAGAACTATattgtcaacaatggtATTGTTTTGCACTTGCACCGTGATTTAGAAGAAACTGTCACGTTTTTGAATTCAGATGCTACACGTCCTGCTTTTGCTTCAGAAGTGAAGGATGTATGGTtaagaagagaaaaatgGTATCATGAGTGTTCAAACTATCACTTCTACGCTCCACATTGTACAAACGCTGCagaattttccaatttgaagaaggtatttttgaaattcattGCAAAGATTACCGGTATCGAAGAGTTAGTCATTCCAAAAACTCGCTCTGCTTTTGTCACGTTGACATATCCGGATGTAAGAGACGCATTAGAGATTTTACCAGGGATCACAGTTGGCGCAAATGCCGTTGAATTgagaattgatttgttaGCAAAATATGATACTTCCTTCATTGCTGATCAAGTTGGATTGTTGAGAAAGACCGTGGATTTACCAATCATTTACACGATCAGAACCAAATCGCAAGGTGGTATGTTTCCTGATGAAGATCTCGACACTATCAGATCATTGCTTTTGTTTGGTATCAagattggtgttgatgttaTTGActtgcaattgatttcatcgaatgatgtcattgatgaagtgaTGGCAAAGAGAAGCCACACAAAAGTCATTGCATCACACCACGATTTCACCGGCCAATTGAAATGGGATAATGTTGAATGGAAGACTAAATACGACCAAGGTGTGTCAATTAATGCTGACATTGTCAAATTAGTTGGCAAGGCAATTGACTTCAACGACAATTTgttattggaaaaattcaGAAGTGAAAACACAATCAAACCTTTGATTGGATTGAATATGGGACCAAAGGGTAAGTTGTCAAGAGTTTTGAATACTGTGTTTACCCCCGTTACACATGACCTTATCACTGACAAACCACAAGGAGTGGGACAATTGACCGTTAAGGAAATCAATGAAGCatactttcaaattggtggGTTTGTTGAGAAGAAGTTTTGGGTTGTTGGATCACCAATTGAGCATTCGAGGTCGCCAGCATTGCACAATGCTGGGTATGAAGCATTGAGCTTGCCTTACGAATTTGATAGGTTTGAGTCAAGTGATGCAGAGAGTGTTTACAACAAGTTGATGTTGAGATCTGATTTTGGTGGATTAGCAATTACCATgccattgaaattggacaTGATGAAATATGCCACCAAGCTTTCAGATCCAGCCAAGTTGATAGGTGCTATCAACACAATTGTAcctattgatgatggtttCCTTGGAGATAATACTGATTGGGTTGGAATTACAAACTCTTTCAAGCAAAGTGGATTTGTTGGTGGCAACAATGTCAATGGGTTGGTTGTTGGAGGAGGAGGTACTTCAAGAGCTGCAATTTATGCCATGCACAAGTTGGGATGTCAAAAGATCTATTTGCTCAACCGTACGGTGTCGAAATTACATGATATTGCCAACAGTTTCCCTAAAGATTACAATATTGAGATAGTTGAACTGGATGAACAAGTTAATGGTAAACCAGTGTCTTTAGCTGTGTCGTGTGTTCCATCATCAGCACCATTGGATGATGTTTTATTGAGAAGATTGGAAATTATCTTTAACTCCAACAAGCCAGCTAGTGATGAAGCTCTATTACTTTTAGAAGCAGCATACAAGCCTAGAGTCACTCCTGTGATGAAATTGGCAGAGGACAAGTACAACTGGAAAGTTATACAAGGGGTTGAGATGTTGGTGAATCAAGGGAAAGAGCAGTTTAAAATTCATACAGGTTTTGCTCCACCATATGATGTTATCCATGATGCAGTAGTCGCAGAAGATTGA
- a CDS encoding Ptc8 type 2C protein phosphatase (serine/threonine-specific), whose protein sequence is MSRSHNLYKLALFPSRMSLPHCQCHSLYLHQPSRINPTSKRFMSSYFNGVRNYFGFNISEESEDRDQVDEEIPYVQYPLITKEQMKKLVQDKFKFDFGYASFGFHSDSIVPSINSLSDLTDPTQLNSLLPRRRPEGSPSDTLSIKAGDDTMLVSPSVLAIADGVSGWESSGELANSGIWSRSIVETFSRLMTEYKISHTPHHLKRRDIQEILDDSFLHTSHLMDLQKLSGSSTLVLGMLSGDMLLMISIGDSKLFIIRDGKILLTNKEETGDGFCPTQIGTNTMSKLPSDFAWIDSVKLREGDYIVMCSDGITDNLYESEIINYLDEFVNAKKNNVKTIANKLLIKAKEVAFDDYAYTPYNEKVNQTLNKDSSKKPHSVGGKVDDMSIVVAKVVKNSKQK, encoded by the coding sequence ATGTCACGATCTCATAACTTGTACAAATTAGCATTATTTCCACTGAGGATGTCGCTACCCCATTGTCAGTGTCATTCCTTGTATCTCCACCAACCCAGTCGCATAAACCCCACTTCAAAGAGATTCATGTCCTCATACTTTAATGGTGTCAGAAACTACTTTGGATTCAACATTTCAGAAGAAAGTGAAGATAGAGACCAGGTTGATGAGGAGATACCGTACGTCCAGTACCCACTCATCACTAAAGAACAGATGAAGAAACTAGTACAAGATAAGTTCAAATTCGATTTCGGCTACGCGTCTTTTGGATTCCATTCGGACTCAATTGTACCATCTATAAATTCACTTAGTGATTTGACTGATCCAACACAATTGAACTCGCTTCTCCCGAGAAGAAGACCAGAGGGGTCTCCAAGTGATACTTTGAGCATCAAAGCAGGCGATGATACCATGCTTGTTTCTCCTTCAGTGCTTGCTATTGCTGATGGAGTCAGTGGATGGGAAAGTTCGGGAGAATTGGCAAACTCAGGTATCTGGTCACGTTCAATAGTGGAAACTTTTAGCCGATTAATGACAGAATACAAAATTAGTCACACTCCACATCATTTGAAGCGACGTGACATTCAAGAGATTTTGGATGATTCGTTTTTGCATACTTCCCATTTGATggatttacaaaaattgagCGGTTCATCAACTTTAGTTTTGGGAATGTTGAGCGGTGAcatgttgttgatgattagTATAGGAGACTCAAAGTTGTTCATCATTAGAGACGGAAAGATTCTTCTCACAAACAAGGAAGAGACAGGCGATGGTTTCTGTCCGACACAAATTGGAACCAATACAATGTCAAAACTACCTTCTGACTTTGCATGGATTGATCTGGTCAAGTTGAGAGAGGGAGACTACATTGTCATGTGTTCGGATGGAATTACTGACAATTTATACGAAAGTGAAATTATAAACTACTTGGACGAGTTTGTCAACgccaaaaagaataatgTGAAGACCATAGccaacaaattgttgatcaaggCAAAGGAAGTTGCATTTGACGACTATGCCTACACTCCATACAATGAGAAGGTTAATCAAACATTAAACAAAGATTCGTCCAAGAAACCGCATAGTGTTGGAGGAAAAGTTGACGATATGTCGATAGTTGTTGCCAAAGTTGTAAAGAATAGTAAACAAAAGTGA